The proteins below are encoded in one region of Amycolatopsis magusensis:
- a CDS encoding alpha/beta fold hydrolase yields MGKVAFDRTGSGEPLVLIHGVGHRRQAWAPVVPLLAPHREVISVDVPGFGESPLSDKPFTLDNGIEAMAEFFDGLGLDRPHVAGNSMGGLFALGLGQRGLVRSVTALSPAGLWTRRQQLHALRVLRAHRHAAQRMPAAIARRLAATPAGRRAMVGLIVAKPARLAAEVVLDDLRAFASAPGFAPAIAAGRDIRFDGQVADMPVTIAWGQYDRIVFPPRVAELRRICPRAELVRLPGCGHVPMSDDPELVAHVLLSGSELTR; encoded by the coding sequence ATGGGCAAGGTGGCCTTCGACCGGACGGGGTCCGGGGAACCGCTGGTGCTGATCCACGGGGTCGGGCACCGGCGCCAGGCGTGGGCACCGGTGGTGCCGCTGCTCGCACCGCACCGCGAGGTGATCTCGGTGGACGTGCCGGGTTTCGGTGAGTCGCCGCTGTCGGACAAGCCGTTCACGCTGGACAACGGCATCGAGGCGATGGCGGAGTTCTTCGACGGGCTCGGCCTCGACCGGCCGCACGTGGCGGGCAACTCGATGGGCGGGCTGTTCGCGCTGGGCCTCGGCCAGCGCGGCCTGGTCCGCAGCGTCACCGCGCTTTCGCCGGCCGGGCTCTGGACGCGACGGCAGCAACTGCACGCGTTGCGGGTGCTTCGCGCGCACCGTCACGCCGCCCAGCGGATGCCTGCCGCGATCGCGCGCCGGCTCGCGGCCACACCGGCCGGTCGGCGCGCCATGGTCGGGCTGATCGTCGCGAAACCGGCGCGCCTGGCGGCCGAAGTGGTGCTGGACGACCTGCGGGCCTTCGCCAGCGCGCCCGGGTTCGCCCCGGCGATCGCCGCCGGCCGCGACATCCGGTTCGACGGCCAGGTGGCCGACATGCCGGTGACCATCGCGTGGGGCCAGTACGACCGCATCGTCTTCCCGCCGCGCGTCGCCGAACTCCGCCGGATCTGCCCGCGGGCCGAACTCGTGCGCCTGCCCGGCTGCGGGCACGTGCCGATGAGTGACGATCCGGAACTGGTCGCGCACGTGCTGTTGTCCGGCAGCGAATTAACCCGGTAG